One window from the genome of Marinobacter sp. es.048 encodes:
- a CDS encoding acyltransferase, whose product MLSFLPAPVIGVLNSILLGINTLFWCILLYIPAILKLIIPIKGFRVLCTRVIIWIAEAWVACNTGWMKLTHGTKWDVQGAENLKRESWYLVLANHQSWVDIFAMQRVFNHRAPFLKFFLKQQLIWVPVIGLAWWGLDFPFMKRYTREYLIKHPEKRGEDLRATRRACEQFRHTPVSVMNFVEGTRFTQAKHDKQKSAYKHLLTPKAGGAAFVLDAMGDSIQTLVDVTIAYPDGAPTFWEFICGRVKEVKMEIHTVDIPDHLKGRDYSTDAEHRRNVKNWLGEQWQAKDERLEQMLAR is encoded by the coding sequence ATGCTCAGCTTTCTCCCTGCCCCCGTGATCGGTGTACTCAACTCCATCCTGCTGGGAATCAACACTCTGTTCTGGTGCATACTGCTCTATATACCGGCCATTCTGAAACTCATCATCCCCATCAAGGGCTTCCGGGTACTCTGCACCCGAGTCATCATCTGGATAGCTGAGGCCTGGGTCGCCTGCAACACCGGCTGGATGAAGCTTACCCATGGCACAAAATGGGACGTGCAAGGCGCCGAGAATCTCAAGCGGGAAAGCTGGTACCTGGTGCTGGCCAATCACCAGAGCTGGGTGGATATATTCGCCATGCAGCGGGTCTTCAATCACCGGGCGCCGTTCCTGAAGTTTTTCCTCAAGCAGCAACTGATATGGGTACCCGTCATAGGCCTGGCCTGGTGGGGCCTCGATTTCCCGTTTATGAAGCGTTACACGAGGGAGTATCTGATCAAACACCCGGAGAAACGCGGTGAAGATTTGCGGGCAACGCGTCGGGCCTGCGAACAGTTCCGCCACACCCCGGTCAGTGTGATGAACTTCGTTGAAGGGACCCGGTTTACTCAGGCCAAACACGATAAACAGAAATCTGCCTACAAACACCTGCTGACCCCAAAGGCTGGCGGTGCGGCCTTTGTACTCGACGCCATGGGCGACTCGATCCAGACCCTGGTAGATGTGACCATTGCCTATCCCGACGGCGCACCCACCTTCTGGGAGTTTATCTGTGGCCGGGTAAAAGAAGTCAAAATGGAAATCCACACCGTTGATATCCCGGATCACCTGAAAGGCCGGGACTATTCAACGGATGCTGAGCACCGTCGGAACGTGAAAAACTGGCTGGGAGAGCAGTGGCAGGCCAAGGACGAGCGGTTGGAGCAGATGCTGGCCCGGTAA
- a CDS encoding diguanylate cyclase, translated as MSLKTRILGLAASLIVVASLASWLAYRELSENIIERWGQQVAEIQVRYDSARLLQSLEREIGLAKQMASSPALLDWARNPDDAALESEAIRQMESFRSNFRDNNYFVALVENGHYYYNNEENEYAGSQFRYVLDKEKPDDAWFFQLIDEGRDFHLNVNPDTELGVTKLWIDVLMRNEAGEIVGMVGTGLSLDAFLQDIVDIGQEGITTLFVDYNGAIQLYRDRNYIDFASIIKPEGQKNTVDLLFDDPQDKQQILGMLQLLKKRGDQAGEVESGFVTVDGRKHLAGVAFLPAIGWFEITLLDLNTLLPTSYLWPLVAVFLGTLLVTLVLFHLIIQSRILKPIMSLEHAVEKVREGSFDLPRLDKPDNEIGWLADHFEKMTQSLGNSTRELEEKVAQRTDELNRLARIDPLTGLKNRRGLDEVLDEEIQRARRQETGFGVLWLDIDHFKSINDNLGHQAGDQILCRVALWLKAGVRPYDHPGRWGGDEFVVLLSPCDPETLSRIALRIRESVEQESQKTGTPVTVSVGGYFALPGDSTDTILRQADRALYQAKHEGRNRVCITTSEDPEINPA; from the coding sequence TTGAGCCTTAAAACCCGAATCCTTGGTCTGGCCGCCAGTCTGATAGTTGTGGCTTCACTGGCTTCGTGGCTGGCTTACCGGGAGCTGTCCGAAAACATCATCGAACGCTGGGGCCAGCAGGTTGCAGAAATACAGGTGCGCTACGATAGCGCTCGACTACTGCAGTCCCTGGAACGGGAGATTGGGCTAGCCAAACAGATGGCCAGCTCTCCGGCATTACTCGACTGGGCCAGAAATCCGGATGATGCCGCGCTTGAATCTGAAGCCATCCGCCAGATGGAGAGTTTTCGTTCCAATTTCCGGGACAACAATTACTTCGTTGCTCTTGTTGAGAATGGCCACTACTACTACAACAACGAGGAAAACGAATACGCCGGCAGTCAGTTCCGATATGTTCTCGATAAAGAAAAACCCGACGACGCCTGGTTTTTCCAGCTGATTGATGAAGGTCGGGACTTCCACCTGAACGTCAATCCGGATACCGAACTGGGCGTCACCAAGCTCTGGATCGATGTGTTGATGCGCAACGAGGCCGGCGAGATTGTTGGCATGGTCGGTACCGGTCTGAGTCTGGACGCTTTCCTGCAGGATATTGTCGACATCGGCCAGGAGGGCATCACAACCCTGTTCGTGGACTACAACGGCGCCATTCAGCTATACCGTGACCGGAACTACATCGACTTCGCCAGCATCATCAAACCCGAAGGTCAGAAGAACACGGTCGACCTATTGTTCGATGATCCTCAGGACAAACAGCAGATCCTCGGAATGCTGCAACTGTTGAAAAAGCGCGGAGACCAGGCTGGCGAGGTAGAAAGCGGTTTTGTGACCGTGGATGGCCGCAAGCATCTAGCGGGAGTTGCCTTCCTCCCCGCGATTGGCTGGTTTGAAATCACCCTTCTCGACCTCAATACGCTCCTGCCAACCAGCTACCTGTGGCCTTTGGTGGCCGTGTTCCTGGGCACACTGCTGGTCACACTGGTGTTGTTCCACCTGATTATTCAGTCCCGCATTCTCAAGCCCATCATGAGCCTCGAACACGCCGTGGAAAAAGTCCGGGAGGGCAGCTTCGACCTGCCACGGCTGGATAAACCCGATAACGAGATCGGCTGGCTGGCCGATCATTTCGAGAAAATGACTCAGAGCCTGGGCAACTCTACCCGGGAACTCGAAGAAAAAGTCGCGCAACGAACCGATGAACTGAACCGACTGGCCCGGATCGATCCCCTGACCGGTCTGAAAAACCGTCGCGGCCTGGACGAGGTTCTCGATGAGGAAATCCAGCGGGCCCGCCGCCAGGAAACCGGCTTTGGCGTACTCTGGCTGGACATTGACCATTTCAAGAGTATCAACGACAACCTGGGCCATCAGGCGGGCGATCAGATCCTGTGCCGGGTAGCGCTGTGGCTGAAAGCTGGAGTGCGCCCCTACGATCATCCCGGGCGCTGGGGTGGTGACGAATTCGTGGTTCTGCTGTCACCCTGCGACCCCGAGACGTTGAGCCGCATCGCACTTCGAATCCGGGAATCCGTGGAACAGGAAAGCCAGAAAACCGGAACGCCGGTTACGGTCAGTGTGGGAGGTTATTTCGCCCTGCCAGGTGACAGCACCGACACCATTCTTCGCCAGGCAGATCGGGCCCTTTATCAAGCCAAGCATGAAGGCCGGAACCGGGTCTGTATTACCACCTCGGAAGACCCGGAGATTAACCCCGCGTAA
- the tpx gene encoding thiol peroxidase: protein MSNVTLDGNPIDVSGKFLEAGDTAPPFTLTNSGLEEVKLDNWAGKRKILNIIPSIDTGVCAASTRKFNEKAGNLDNTVVFVVSADLPFAAARFCGAEGLKNVETLSTFRNYSFQQDYGVAMQDGPLAGLCARAVVVLDEDNKVLHSQLVGEIKDEPDYDAALKVL from the coding sequence ATGAGCAACGTAACCCTGGACGGCAACCCTATTGACGTGAGCGGCAAATTTCTCGAGGCAGGCGACACCGCCCCTCCCTTCACGCTGACCAACAGCGGCCTGGAAGAAGTGAAACTTGATAACTGGGCCGGCAAACGCAAAATCCTGAACATCATTCCCAGTATCGACACCGGCGTCTGTGCCGCCTCCACCCGGAAATTCAACGAAAAGGCCGGCAACCTCGACAACACCGTGGTCTTTGTCGTTTCCGCCGATCTGCCCTTCGCAGCCGCCCGATTCTGCGGTGCCGAAGGTCTGAAAAACGTTGAAACCCTGTCAACCTTCCGGAACTACAGCTTCCAGCAGGACTACGGCGTCGCCATGCAAGACGGCCCCCTGGCCGGTCTCTGCGCCCGGGCGGTGGTTGTACTGGATGAAGACAACAAGGTTCTGCACAGCCAGCTGGTTGGTGAGATCAAGGACGAGCCGGATTACGATGCAGCGCTGAAGGTGCTTTGA
- a CDS encoding alpha/beta fold hydrolase: MPNLFKSAADRAAGVTRQTALYAGNAFDRVFRAASLVQAGQTPFETLHTDGLVSLRYYPPLAEDFIELEDEPIAVERTSHKTPIVIVPPLAVNMLIYDLFPQRSLVRFLRAKGFEVYLIDWGMPTREHSHYNLHTYVAELLPAYLNRVRAHSGEQELSLHGWSMGGMFTLFYSALSNDQHVRNAIVLGSPIDSHASGILGLVNQRMADVAGFVRKRTGFRLHDVKPHWFHTPGWANTIGFKLTNPAASVMSYWELIIRLGDREFVANHATTSAFLDRMVAYPGGIIQDTVVRVWIDNQLSKGEIQIGEDIARLDNVSANLLAIAGGDDTLVTPGAAKLVMDHVSSTDKTFRVVPGGHMGILAGSKAPRQSWLELAEWLALRSD, encoded by the coding sequence ATGCCCAATCTCTTCAAATCCGCCGCCGACCGCGCGGCAGGCGTTACCCGCCAAACGGCCCTTTATGCCGGCAATGCCTTCGACCGAGTGTTCCGGGCCGCCAGCCTGGTTCAGGCCGGGCAGACACCGTTTGAAACCCTGCATACCGACGGGCTGGTCAGCCTGCGTTACTACCCGCCACTGGCCGAGGATTTCATCGAGCTGGAAGATGAGCCCATTGCGGTTGAGCGAACGTCCCATAAAACACCGATTGTCATCGTACCGCCCCTGGCGGTGAATATGCTGATCTATGATCTGTTCCCCCAGCGCAGTCTGGTTCGGTTTCTGCGGGCGAAGGGGTTCGAGGTGTACCTGATCGACTGGGGCATGCCAACCCGTGAGCACAGTCACTACAACCTGCACACCTATGTGGCCGAGTTGTTGCCGGCCTATCTGAACCGGGTTCGGGCGCACAGCGGGGAACAGGAGTTGTCGCTGCATGGCTGGAGCATGGGTGGCATGTTCACGCTGTTCTATTCCGCCCTCAGTAACGACCAGCACGTGCGCAATGCGATCGTGCTGGGCTCACCGATCGACAGTCACGCATCCGGTATTCTGGGGCTTGTGAACCAGCGCATGGCGGACGTGGCCGGGTTTGTCCGGAAACGGACCGGGTTCCGGCTTCACGATGTGAAACCTCACTGGTTTCATACCCCGGGATGGGCCAATACTATCGGTTTCAAGCTAACCAACCCTGCCGCCAGTGTGATGAGTTACTGGGAGCTGATCATCCGGCTGGGTGACCGGGAGTTTGTCGCCAACCATGCGACCACGTCGGCGTTCCTGGACCGTATGGTGGCCTATCCCGGCGGGATTATTCAGGACACGGTGGTGCGGGTCTGGATCGACAACCAGCTGTCCAAAGGTGAGATCCAGATCGGCGAGGACATTGCCAGGCTAGACAATGTGAGTGCCAACTTACTGGCCATTGCCGGCGGCGACGATACGCTCGTGACACCCGGTGCAGCCAAGCTGGTGATGGATCATGTGAGTTCTACGGACAAGACGTTCCGGGTTGTGCCGGGTGGGCATATGGGCATTCTTGCCGGGAGCAAGGCGCCTCGTCAGAGTTGGCTGGAGTTGGCGGAGTGGCTGGCTTTGCGGTCGGACTGA
- a CDS encoding LysR family transcriptional regulator, whose translation MNPIDTFNLDFRALSTFLAVLDEGSVSRAAVRLGVTQSAVSHTLERLRQALGDPLFVKSGRGIVPTRYALQAGPHIRQILDDLQSLSSGPPFSPATAEFTFTIAANDYQRDLLLPGLVRTLRREAPGISLQVIPSGIPRADLLRKDVCDLVISPHAPEATDIMQRGLMADRMVVFYDPAFRKPPADLTEYLKADHIALLFATGEKPTVETAMDTRGLVRRNVVTVSNFSGLPEFLRGTDMLATAPEGMSKHLLRDFAWVPLPFDFKPFTLLMLWHRRNQNDPAHKWLRNQVNAVAATLNGLNS comes from the coding sequence ATGAACCCGATTGATACATTCAACCTGGATTTCCGTGCCCTGAGCACGTTTCTGGCGGTGCTTGATGAAGGCAGCGTGTCCCGTGCCGCGGTTCGGCTGGGTGTTACCCAGTCGGCGGTGAGCCATACGCTGGAGCGGCTGCGCCAGGCACTGGGGGACCCCCTGTTCGTAAAATCCGGGCGTGGCATCGTACCCACCCGCTACGCTCTTCAGGCCGGGCCGCATATTCGACAGATTCTGGATGACCTGCAGTCGCTGTCCTCAGGCCCGCCGTTCAGTCCGGCCACGGCCGAGTTCACGTTCACCATTGCTGCCAATGACTACCAGCGGGATCTGCTGTTGCCCGGGCTGGTGCGTACCTTGCGGCGGGAGGCTCCGGGCATCAGTCTCCAGGTGATTCCGTCCGGCATTCCCCGGGCCGATCTGTTGCGAAAGGATGTGTGTGATCTGGTTATTTCGCCGCATGCGCCGGAAGCGACAGATATTATGCAGCGGGGGCTGATGGCGGATCGGATGGTGGTGTTCTATGATCCCGCATTCCGGAAACCGCCGGCGGATCTGACGGAATATCTGAAGGCGGACCATATTGCCCTGCTGTTTGCCACTGGGGAGAAGCCAACGGTGGAAACGGCCATGGATACCCGCGGTCTGGTTCGCCGCAATGTGGTGACGGTCTCTAATTTTTCCGGCCTGCCAGAATTTCTGCGGGGCACGGATATGCTCGCCACGGCGCCGGAAGGCATGAGCAAACACTTACTCCGCGACTTTGCCTGGGTTCCCCTGCCCTTTGATTTCAAACCCTTTACCCTGCTGATGTTGTGGCATCGCCGCAATCAGAACGACCCTGCCCACAAGTGGCTGCGTAATCAGGTTAATGCCGTCGCCGCTACGCTCAATGGCCTGAACAGCTAA
- a CDS encoding ribonuclease R family protein: MLNADALSQLRQLKSDIKDNKVVFPGTVKATNGRFGFVALDEGRDVFLPPEEMQKVLPGDRVNVTEQEVEKGKIQGVVDELLETRLNTFVGRYLVKGKGHFVVPETPGINRWIFIPPKERMNAQQDDYIYCQIHKHPIKDGKGQAKVLRVIGKAGEPGIERSFTLATFDLADTWPDEVRTQADSLSDSDIESREAGREDRTDRPYVTIDSPGTQDMDDALLAEPNATGWSLSIAIADPTAVIDTDSPAEQEAFNRATAIYFPGEPLPMLPDSISTRLCSLMPEAKRLALVCDLQVNNDGSLGDYSFHQAVIQSKGKLSYELVSNLIEGREDDDIKALPDAVANSLDQLHQAATALRKWRGEHALLSGDRPEFRLRLDENKRIRLIEPSIQNEAHRLVEECMVAANRCAADFLSNHTAGLFIQHPGLRDDRAENIRALIDSHAPHLSGVDAHQAEGFRKLMKETDALEAEVPVKAILSRQLARSELSFKPAPHHGMGLDAYTTFTSPLRKFSDFYVHRLIKSALWDTPMKALSEDQLEALQAAQIRARQAANSLEAWLKSDFAKTLGEEPMPGVISRTVPAGFFVRLDANGLEGFVSCKDLDGKYSFDPVTLRLIHNKNGRIFQLEQPVTVSFAGVDEERRQINFKLVEAREIPTGTSSDNG; this comes from the coding sequence ATGCTCAATGCCGACGCCCTCAGCCAGTTGCGCCAGCTGAAATCGGATATCAAGGACAACAAGGTGGTCTTTCCAGGTACCGTCAAAGCCACCAATGGCCGCTTCGGATTTGTAGCGCTCGACGAGGGCCGGGATGTTTTCCTTCCCCCCGAGGAAATGCAGAAGGTGCTGCCCGGGGACCGGGTGAATGTCACCGAGCAGGAAGTCGAGAAAGGCAAAATCCAGGGCGTGGTGGACGAACTCCTGGAAACCCGCCTTAACACCTTTGTGGGTCGTTACCTGGTAAAAGGCAAAGGACATTTCGTGGTACCCGAAACGCCGGGCATCAACCGCTGGATCTTCATTCCCCCCAAAGAACGAATGAATGCCCAGCAGGACGATTACATCTACTGCCAGATCCACAAACATCCGATCAAGGACGGCAAGGGCCAGGCCAAGGTGTTGCGGGTGATCGGCAAGGCCGGGGAACCGGGCATCGAACGTTCCTTCACCCTCGCAACCTTTGACCTGGCGGACACCTGGCCGGACGAAGTGCGCACTCAGGCCGACAGCCTCAGTGACAGTGACATCGAATCCCGGGAAGCCGGGCGGGAGGACCGCACGGATCGCCCCTACGTGACTATCGACAGTCCGGGCACCCAGGACATGGACGATGCCCTGCTGGCCGAACCCAACGCCACCGGCTGGTCGTTGTCGATTGCCATTGCCGATCCGACCGCTGTGATCGACACCGACAGCCCGGCGGAACAGGAAGCGTTCAATCGGGCCACCGCTATTTATTTCCCGGGCGAGCCCCTGCCCATGCTGCCAGACAGCATCAGCACCCGCCTGTGCTCGTTGATGCCGGAGGCCAAGCGCCTGGCCCTGGTATGCGATCTTCAGGTTAACAACGATGGCAGCCTTGGCGACTACAGCTTTCATCAGGCGGTTATCCAGTCCAAGGGCAAGCTCAGTTACGAGCTGGTCTCGAATCTGATCGAAGGTCGTGAAGACGACGACATCAAGGCACTGCCGGACGCCGTCGCCAACAGTCTGGACCAACTGCACCAGGCAGCGACAGCACTTCGGAAGTGGCGCGGCGAGCATGCGTTGCTGAGTGGTGACCGACCGGAATTCCGCCTCCGGCTGGACGAAAACAAGCGTATTCGGCTGATCGAACCGTCCATCCAGAATGAAGCCCATCGGCTGGTGGAAGAGTGCATGGTCGCTGCCAACCGCTGTGCCGCGGACTTCCTGAGCAACCACACCGCCGGCCTGTTCATCCAGCATCCCGGATTACGGGATGATCGCGCCGAAAACATTCGGGCATTGATCGACAGTCACGCACCGCACCTCTCGGGAGTCGACGCCCATCAGGCCGAGGGCTTCCGCAAACTGATGAAGGAAACAGACGCCCTGGAAGCCGAGGTACCGGTCAAGGCCATACTGTCCCGCCAACTGGCCCGGTCCGAGCTGAGCTTCAAGCCCGCCCCCCACCATGGTATGGGCCTGGACGCCTACACCACCTTTACCTCGCCACTGCGCAAGTTCTCGGACTTCTACGTGCACCGGCTGATCAAGTCGGCGCTGTGGGATACTCCCATGAAGGCCTTGAGTGAGGATCAGCTGGAGGCCCTGCAAGCTGCTCAGATCCGCGCCCGTCAGGCCGCCAACAGTCTGGAAGCCTGGCTCAAGAGTGACTTCGCAAAAACCCTCGGCGAAGAACCCATGCCCGGCGTTATCAGCCGCACCGTGCCTGCCGGCTTCTTCGTCCGCCTGGATGCCAATGGTCTGGAAGGGTTCGTCAGCTGCAAGGATCTTGATGGCAAGTACAGCTTTGATCCGGTTACCCTGCGCCTGATCCACAACAAGAACGGACGCATCTTCCAACTGGAACAACCGGTAACGGTAAGCTTTGCAGGGGTAGACGAGGAACGCAGGCAGATCAATTTCAAGCTGGTGGAAGCCCGGGAGATCCCGACCGGGACGAGTTCCGACAACGGTTGA
- a CDS encoding DUF411 domain-containing protein, which translates to MKKHTLAFGLMAALGFSTTALAAGAAQSIHVYKSPTCGCCDDWIDHLEENGFEVKATETNDMGRIKADAGLIAGLGSCHTAFVGDYVIEGHVPADDIKRLISEAPRATGLSVPGMPMGSPGMEMGDRQDHYKVILFNEAGQTRIFSEHN; encoded by the coding sequence ATGAAAAAACACACGCTGGCTTTTGGCCTGATGGCAGCTCTGGGGTTCAGCACCACGGCGCTGGCTGCGGGCGCGGCCCAGAGTATTCACGTCTACAAATCCCCCACTTGCGGCTGCTGCGATGACTGGATCGATCACCTGGAAGAAAATGGCTTCGAGGTGAAAGCAACCGAAACCAACGACATGGGCAGGATCAAGGCCGATGCCGGCCTGATCGCCGGTCTTGGCAGTTGCCACACCGCCTTTGTCGGAGATTACGTCATTGAAGGTCATGTGCCGGCAGACGACATCAAGCGTCTGATCAGCGAAGCGCCCCGGGCCACCGGCCTGAGCGTGCCCGGCATGCCCATGGGGTCGCCCGGCATGGAGATGGGCGACCGGCAAGATCATTACAAGGTCATCCTGTTTAACGAGGCAGGACAGACCAGGATCTTTTCCGAGCACAATTGA
- a CDS encoding Bcr/CflA family multidrug efflux MFS transporter has protein sequence MLTLTSVWTTILLAAAVALGPLATDMYLPALPQIGSDFGTGTDQVQLTLSLYLVGFAIAQLICGPLADRFGRKPIMIGGFVLFAIASIGCALATNIETLILCRFLQALGGSAGPVLGRAAIRDIYTPQEAAKILAILASIMALAPAVAPTIGGLLTASLGWSSVFLALGGYALVMALVVAFGIPEPMRPEHRQSLKLCSLLRNYRIIAKDISFVGYTLTNALIFSGLFAFLSGSSFVLIDFLGVPTEQFGLYFACMVAGFIIGNLTAVRLGRRLLPDQILVRGLVIAVAGGSLMAVLALSEVFNVWAVILPQALFMMGTGMVLPQTMAGALTNFPTMAGSASALFGFAQMAVAAVAGMLVGHLHDGTSLVMATIIAACAAIAMGCYLLLVQRYPAKGFEPQSATSS, from the coding sequence ATGCTGACTTTAACCAGTGTCTGGACAACGATACTTCTAGCCGCCGCTGTGGCTCTTGGGCCGCTGGCAACAGATATGTATTTGCCGGCACTGCCACAGATTGGTTCAGACTTCGGAACCGGTACCGATCAGGTTCAACTGACTTTGAGCCTATATCTGGTGGGCTTTGCTATTGCCCAGCTGATTTGCGGTCCGTTGGCGGACCGGTTTGGTCGCAAACCGATCATGATTGGCGGTTTCGTACTTTTCGCCATTGCCAGTATTGGCTGTGCCCTGGCGACGAACATCGAAACGCTGATTCTGTGCCGTTTTCTGCAAGCGCTTGGCGGTTCTGCCGGTCCGGTTCTGGGACGGGCGGCGATTCGGGATATCTATACGCCCCAGGAAGCCGCCAAGATCCTGGCAATCCTGGCCAGCATCATGGCTCTGGCGCCGGCAGTTGCACCGACCATTGGCGGTCTGCTGACCGCCAGCCTCGGCTGGTCATCGGTGTTCCTGGCACTGGGTGGCTATGCACTGGTGATGGCGTTGGTGGTGGCCTTCGGGATTCCCGAGCCCATGCGTCCGGAGCATCGCCAATCCCTGAAACTCTGCAGCCTGTTGCGGAACTATCGAATCATCGCGAAGGACATCAGCTTCGTCGGCTACACCCTGACCAATGCCCTGATCTTCTCCGGCCTGTTCGCCTTCCTGTCCGGTTCCTCGTTCGTACTGATTGATTTTCTGGGCGTGCCAACCGAGCAGTTCGGCCTCTACTTCGCCTGCATGGTGGCCGGCTTCATTATCGGTAACCTGACAGCCGTCCGTCTTGGCCGACGCCTGCTGCCCGACCAGATCCTGGTTCGTGGCCTGGTTATCGCCGTGGCTGGAGGGAGTCTGATGGCCGTGCTGGCACTGAGCGAAGTGTTCAACGTCTGGGCAGTCATTCTGCCCCAGGCCCTATTCATGATGGGCACCGGCATGGTCCTGCCCCAGACCATGGCCGGCGCGCTGACAAACTTCCCCACTATGGCCGGCTCTGCCTCCGCCCTGTTCGGCTTCGCACAGATGGCGGTCGCCGCCGTTGCCGGCATGCTCGTCGGCCACCTGCACGACGGCACCTCCCTGGTCATGGCCACCATCATCGCCGCCTGCGCTGCGATTGCCATGGGCTGTTATCTGCTGCTGGTTCAGCGTTATCCTGCCAAAGGTTTCGAACCACAAAGCGCAACCAGCAGTTAA
- a CDS encoding haloacid dehalogenase type II has translation MTMTLAFDVYGTLVDPMGMSRLLAEDAGDRAESVAALWREKQLEFSFRKGLMKVYEDFGVCTRQALRYAMATHKLTLSEERENALMAAYLSLPAFGDALPALKSLKVEYPLFAFSNGGYPALEKVLGHNDLLNQFEGLVSVDDIKSFKPDPAVYTYARRATGSWENPLCLVSSNAWDVIGARAAGLLAIWVQRDPDKVFEDWGIQPSAVIKSLSELPSTLKTL, from the coding sequence ATGACCATGACCCTTGCTTTCGACGTTTACGGAACCCTGGTCGACCCCATGGGCATGTCCCGCCTCCTGGCCGAAGATGCCGGCGACAGGGCAGAATCGGTAGCTGCTCTGTGGCGGGAGAAGCAGCTGGAGTTCTCCTTCCGAAAGGGCCTGATGAAAGTCTACGAAGACTTCGGTGTCTGCACCCGCCAGGCTCTGCGCTACGCCATGGCCACTCACAAACTGACCCTGTCGGAAGAACGCGAAAATGCCCTGATGGCGGCTTACCTGTCCCTGCCCGCGTTTGGTGATGCCTTGCCGGCGTTAAAGAGTCTGAAAGTCGAGTATCCGTTGTTCGCATTTTCCAATGGCGGTTATCCGGCGCTGGAAAAGGTGCTGGGACATAACGATCTGTTGAACCAGTTTGAAGGTCTGGTCTCGGTGGATGACATCAAAAGCTTCAAACCCGATCCCGCCGTTTACACTTACGCCCGGAGAGCCACTGGTTCCTGGGAAAACCCCCTGTGTCTTGTGTCCAGTAACGCCTGGGATGTAATTGGGGCTCGAGCTGCAGGATTACTCGCAATCTGGGTACAAAGGGACCCAGATAAAGTGTTTGAAGATTGGGGTATTCAGCCGTCTGCTGTAATCAAAAGCCTCTCTGAATTACCTTCAACGCTGAAGACCCTCTGA